The uncultured Paludibaculum sp. sequence AAAGACGATGATGATGTCTTCTCCGAACTGAGACGCCACTTGCCGCTGACCTTCCCGCAGCCCGTCACCGGCGGCGGTCATCAGCGTGATTGACACAACACCCCACAGGAGGCCGAACATCGTGAGACCGGCCCGGAGCTTGTGTGCCAACAACGTCTGAACCGTGTCCCAAATGAGATCGCGGAACGTCATTCGCTACTGCAGGATGACTTTCTGGCCTTGTGTCAGGCCGGAGATCAGCTCGGTCTTCACACCGTTGGAGATGCCCAGTTTGACCGGCATCTTCTTACGTCCCTTTTCGGCCGTGACGTCGGGCACTTCCACTGACGCGTTGCGGTCCTTGTCGTACAGCACAGCCGCTTCGGGAACCAGCAGGACGTTGGGTTTCTCTTCCAGAATGATCTCGGCGTTGGCGCTCATCGCCGCCTTCAACTGGTTGCCGGGATTGTGGATGGAGACCTGCACCTCGAAAGTCGTGACGTTTTCCTTCTCCACGCCCAGCGGCGCGATCTTGTAGACCTTGCCGTCGAACTTCTTGTCACGGAAGCTCTCCACGACAATGCGTGCCGGCTGGTTCATGTAGACCTTGCCGATGTCCGCCTGGTCCACCTTGCCGCGCACGAAGACGTCGCTGACGTCACCCAAGGTGAACAACAGCGTGGCCTGCGAACCCAACACGACAATCGAACTGACGGCGTTGCCTACTTCCACATTGCGCGACAGCACCAATCCGTCAATGGGGCTGGTGATGGTGGAATTACGCAGATCTTCACTGGCTCGCTCCAGCACGGCGGTGGCCTGGGCCACCTGGGCCTTGGCTCTGGCGATTTCCGCACGGCTCACAGCCAGTGTCCGGAATGCGGAACTCTGCTTGTTCAAGGCCATCTGATAGAGCTTCTCGGCGTCTTCCACTACGTTCTTGGCGATCAGCCCTTCCCGGTTCAACTGACGGGCGCGATCCATGCCCGCCTTCGTGAACGGTACATCCGGGCCTTCGGCCTCAACCTTGTTCCGCTCCAATGAGGCCAGCGCCGCCTCCTCGGCAGCCTGCGCGGCCTGCAGATTGGCCTTGGACTCCCGCACCTGCGCTTCCAGCAGCTCTTTGTCCAGCTCGGCTAAAACCTGCCCCTGACGCACATTCTCACCGTAATCGACGTAGAGTTTCTTGACGATGCCGCTGGCCTTCGACTTCACCTCCACCGTGGAGCGAGGCTCGATCTTGCCGGTGGCCACCACACTGCGGGCAATGTTGCCGCGATCGACATTGGCGATCTTGGATGGGTCGATCTTGTTGTCCGGCTTCAAGGCCGCCCGGACACCCACGCCCGCTCCGGCCAGAACCAATACGATGACAAACGCCCAGATCCAGCGGCGCTTCGACGACTTCTTCCCATTGCCTGCCATGATGACTGCTCCCTGCGGTTTTGGTGAAACGCCCCTGTCCCGGGCGTATCGTTCAAATGATCCAGACGATTGAATAGGGGCAAATGTTCCGGAAAATCAGCAATGAGCAATCTGACCTCATAAGGCGGGAATGCCATGCGGCGCAACCGTCCGCAAACCGATACACTGCATAGAGCCTAGCCGAGGACCTACCATGAGTACCGCGCCAACCATCACTCCAGTCGGCAACACGCGATTGACGGCGCTGGACACGTTGCGTGGTCTGATCATGGTCCTGATGGCTCTGGATCATGCCAGCTTCTTCATTGCCCGCGTCCATCCCTTTGAATACTGGAACATGGGTCCACCGCACTACGCGGACACAGGCTGGTTTCTCACCCGCTGGATCACTCACCTTTGCGCACCCGGCTTCTTCTTCCTGATGGGCACCGGCCTCGTCTACTTTCGTGCCTCCAGGCTCGATGCCGGCTGGACGGAGGCTCGCATCACCCGCCAACTGATGGGACGCGGAGCCCTGCTGGTCGTCGTCAGCTACCTCTTCGAGATGGCGGTTTGGCTGATGCCCGACCGCTTTAGTTCCTCCGGCCTCTCCATGAACCCCATGACCGGAGGGCACGTGCCGATTCTGGTGCTCACCGTGTTGGTAACGCTGGGCTTAACGATGGCGCTGTGCGCGCCTCTGCTGCGGCTAAGCCGCCGGTCGTGGCTCGCCATGGCTTTTATCGCGATCATGGCGCCCAACTTCCTCGTGCCCACGCTGCGCGGCCACGACGAAGCAGCCGGGGCCCTCATGCACGCGTTCGTTGTTCCGGGCTTCAGCGGACCGGTCGCCTCGATGTACCCCATCCTTCCGTGGTTCGGGATCTGCGCCCTCGGCGTGGGCTTCGCGCAGTTGCTTAGAAACGACTCTCAGCGCGCCATGCGTGCCATGTTGCCCATGGGGTTGGCCTACCTGGTCGGCTTCGTCGGCATCCGCTACGGCGGGGGCTTCGGGAATCTGATGCGACCCGAAGGCGGTGGCCTCCAATCGTTCCTCACGGTCATCAAGTATCCGCCCAGCCTGGCATTCTGCCTGCTGACGCTGGGTATCAACCTCTCTCTGCTCTCGTTGATCCACCGTGCTGGGGCCTGGCTCGATCCCTTGCGCCGCCTGCTCTCGGTCTACGGCCAGGCGCCGCTATTCTTCTATCTGGCGCACCTCTGGCTCTTCTGTGCGATCCGTCTGGCGGTCTTCCGGGAGTCGGCGCCCGATCGTTGGGTCCTCTATGCGGTCTGGACCGCCGGTCTCGTCGTTCTCTACCCCGCCTGCGCATGGTTCCGGCGGCTGAAGACAGCCCGTCCGCCAGAGTCGTTTCTGCGCCTGTTCTGAGCTAGTCGTACTTCAGTTCACTTCCGAACACGCTGTGCGGGATGCCAAAGACCACCAGCGTGACAATCGCCGCGCCGAGCGCCCAGCGGCCGGCCTCCTGGTTTCGTCGCGTCTTCAGCCATGCGATCACCCAGGCCAGCCACGCCACCGCCGTCTTGTTGTCCGTCAGATCCGTACCGAACGGCCACCCGGTCCAATACGCCCCAAAGGCGTATTTCTGTACCACCGGGCCCAGAATCAACCCACCGACGGTGAGCAGACCAATCGTCGCAACAATGAGGGTTGCGTACTTGGGCTCCGGCCGGAAGAACTCCAGCCCGGCGCGTGTCGATAGCAGCATTCCCACGAACATACAGAAGATATGGACCATCAGAACAGGCTGCGGCACCTCGCCCTTGAACCGGATCACTACCGGTTGACCGTGCAGGGAAACACGCTCCAGACCCTGTTGCAGGATGACCCGGTACATCAGCTTGCCGGCCGGGGGTTGATGGGGCAGGTGCCCCACCAACTCGCCCGCTTGGCGCGTCAGCTTCGAGTAGGTCCAGGAATCTTTTGTTTTGAACCGTTTCCAGCCAAGAGTGCCCTGCACGGCCACATCGGCCGCCGGCACTCGAATCTCCGCGTCCCCGTCTCCTTGCGAACGCGGCAGGCGGAAGGCAATCTCCGTTCCGGCCAGCGTCGCCTTACCTCGCACCGGATAGCTGGGACCTGTCATCCGTTGGTAGACGGCGGAGGCCACGGTGATAAGGAATGCGAGAATCCAGAGAGTGGGGGTACGGCGCACGGATCTATTATTTCAGACCACTCAATCCGCTTTCAGGATCCGTGCAAAATCATCCTGGACCAGCCGCATGGTCATCCAGTCGTTCAGGTGTTTGGCGCCGAACTTGGCGTAGAAGTCCTGGGCCAGACGGTTCCAGTCGAGAACCACCCACTCCATCCGACCGCAGCCCCGGCGATCGGCCTCCGCCACCATCTCTCGAAACAAGCCGGCTCCGGCGCCCTTCCCCCGAAAGTCCGGTTTGACGAAGATGTCCTCCAGATACAGAGTGGGCAGCGCCAGGAAGCTGGAATAGGTCTCGAGCACCAGGGCATAGCCGGCGGGTTGTCCGTCCACAAAGGCCAGAAAAGCGTCCAGCCGGGGCTTGTCGCCGAAGATGTCCCGCACCAGGCGACCCTGCGCCTCGGGTGTGGGCGGGTCGAGCTTCTCGTAATCGGCCAGCGCCCGAATGAGATCGAGCAGAACAGGAGCCTCGGCAGCGTTTGCGCGGCGAACTTCCAACATCCTATCCAGTCTATGTCAGCAGCTAAAGAATTTTTAACATCGGCTGCAACGAACGTCGACCGAACTGCACGATACGGTATCGGCTAGATGGGCGTTCGGGTCCGCAAAGGTCCGGCCAGATCAGATCGTGTCCACCTGGAGGAGGCGTGCACGACGACGATTTGGCCGGATGCGGTGTTCCGATCTCGCAAGCCGGAGGGGAGGCGCTGCGTGGCTACCGCCGCGCCTCCTGCGGTCACTCCTTACCTACCCTCAAGGCGCAGTTCGTAACAGGTGGCAGTGGGTGGGTTCCCCGCAGAGTAGGTCGGAATCTCCACAAACCCCAGCGACTTATACAGCGATTGCGCGGCCATCATCGAAGGCAGCGTATCCAGCCTCAGTGCCGGATACCCTCTCGCACGGGCTGCCTCAATCAATCCCTCGGTCAGCGCGCGGCCCGCCTTCAAGCCCCTGGCGGACGGCCGTACATACAGCCGCTTCATTTCCGCCGTACCGTCCGGCAGCGGCCGCATCGCCCCACAGCCCACCGGCGTCTCTGAGTCGAAAGCCAGGAGCACGAGCTCATAGAAGGTCTCCAGGCGCGCCAACTCCTCCTCAAAACCCACGACACAGACCGCGACGTCCGGCGTCTGGACGTATTCCCGGAACAGCTCGCGGGCCAAGGCAAAGTCCGCGGATGAGACGGCAGCTCGAAGGTCCATATTTACGTTATGTTACGCTGGAATTTCCCCTCGCAATGTCAGACCCAAGCAGTCCATCCGCTGGGGAGA is a genomic window containing:
- a CDS encoding GNAT family N-acetyltransferase; the encoded protein is MDLRAAVSSADFALARELFREYVQTPDVAVCVVGFEEELARLETFYELVLLAFDSETPVGCGAMRPLPDGTAEMKRLYVRPSARGLKAGRALTEGLIEAARARGYPALRLDTLPSMMAAQSLYKSLGFVEIPTYSAGNPPTATCYELRLEGR
- a CDS encoding efflux RND transporter periplasmic adaptor subunit — encoded protein: MAGNGKKSSKRRWIWAFVIVLVLAGAGVGVRAALKPDNKIDPSKIANVDRGNIARSVVATGKIEPRSTVEVKSKASGIVKKLYVDYGENVRQGQVLAELDKELLEAQVRESKANLQAAQAAEEAALASLERNKVEAEGPDVPFTKAGMDRARQLNREGLIAKNVVEDAEKLYQMALNKQSSAFRTLAVSRAEIARAKAQVAQATAVLERASEDLRNSTITSPIDGLVLSRNVEVGNAVSSIVVLGSQATLLFTLGDVSDVFVRGKVDQADIGKVYMNQPARIVVESFRDKKFDGKVYKIAPLGVEKENVTTFEVQVSIHNPGNQLKAAMSANAEIILEEKPNVLLVPEAAVLYDKDRNASVEVPDVTAEKGRKKMPVKLGISNGVKTELISGLTQGQKVILQ
- a CDS encoding heparan-alpha-glucosaminide N-acetyltransferase domain-containing protein — translated: MSTAPTITPVGNTRLTALDTLRGLIMVLMALDHASFFIARVHPFEYWNMGPPHYADTGWFLTRWITHLCAPGFFFLMGTGLVYFRASRLDAGWTEARITRQLMGRGALLVVVSYLFEMAVWLMPDRFSSSGLSMNPMTGGHVPILVLTVLVTLGLTMALCAPLLRLSRRSWLAMAFIAIMAPNFLVPTLRGHDEAAGALMHAFVVPGFSGPVASMYPILPWFGICALGVGFAQLLRNDSQRAMRAMLPMGLAYLVGFVGIRYGGGFGNLMRPEGGGLQSFLTVIKYPPSLAFCLLTLGINLSLLSLIHRAGAWLDPLRRLLSVYGQAPLFFYLAHLWLFCAIRLAVFRESAPDRWVLYAVWTAGLVVLYPACAWFRRLKTARPPESFLRLF
- a CDS encoding GNAT family N-acetyltransferase; protein product: MLEVRRANAAEAPVLLDLIRALADYEKLDPPTPEAQGRLVRDIFGDKPRLDAFLAFVDGQPAGYALVLETYSSFLALPTLYLEDIFVKPDFRGKGAGAGLFREMVAEADRRGCGRMEWVVLDWNRLAQDFYAKFGAKHLNDWMTMRLVQDDFARILKAD